TAGGCCTCAACGTTGAGGTCGGGGTAAGCGAAGGTAGAGAAGGCAAAGGCGGCCGCGCCGGGTTGACCACTTCGGGCAAGATCTGCGATGTCGAGCGCCGTCTGCAGGTAGGCAGTCACGCCGTCCAGCGTACCGACCTGGATCCGACTATCCGGGGAAACCCAGGCGGTCCAGCAACTCAGGTTGTTGCTGCCAGTCCTTCTCGACCCGGACCCGGAGCTCGAGAAACACTTTCGTGCCGAGAATGGTCTCGAGTTCAGCGCGAGCTTCGCTCCCGGCCGTTTTTAACATATCTCCGCCCTTGCCGATGATTATCCCCTTCTGCGAGGAGCGCTCGACGATGGCCACCGCGTCGATGTACAACGTTCCCGAGTCGCGCTGCTCCATCTCCCGTACGATGACCGTCAGGCTGTGCGGTAATTCGTCGCGAAGTCGGTTGAGGAACTTCTCGCGGATAATCTCCCCAATGAGTTGCTGCTCCGGCTGATCCGAGACGGCCTCGATCGGGAAATAGAGCGGTCCTTCCGGTAGGCGGGCCACGAGTTCGTCGAGCAGCGGCTCCAGTGCCTCCCCCACAAGCGCACTAGCCGGAACGTAGGCATCAAAATCCCACTCGGCGGCCTCGAGCAGGCGCTCGAGCACAACCGGTTTGGCGGCCACATCGATCTTGTTGACCACCAGGACAACAGGGGTCCCTGCGTCGATCAGGCGCTGGGCGATGAGCCGATCACCCGGCCCGACCGGCTGCCGCGCATCGAGCAAAAAGAGATTCACATCTGATTCTGCCAGCGTCCCGTAGACCAGCTTGTTTAGTCGCTCGCCCAGTGCGGTCTTCGGCTTGTGCAGCCCCGGCGTGTCGACCAGTACCAGCTGAGACTCGGGCTCTCCGGCCGGATCCCGACGAGTCACGACTCCCCGGATCGTGTTGCGAGTGGTCTGGGGACGCTTCGAGGTGATTGCGACCTTGCTACCGACCAGCGCGTTGACGAGGGTCGACTTCCCGACATTCGGTCTTCCGACAACGGCGACAAACCCGGAGCGCGTCATGCGTCGAGACGAGATGCGGTGACCTGCGCGACCCGCCTGCCTTGCACACGGGTGGCAGTCAGGATGATGCCTTCGACCTCGAAGGTCTCCCCTTCAAACGGCACCCTCCCGGCCAGGCCGAGAACCAGACCGCCGACCGTATCCCATTCCTCATCAGGCAGGTCGACGCCGAGGAGCTCACTGAGCTCTTCGACCGGCAGACGGGCATCCACCAGGTAGCTGCCATCGTCTGCAACTTCGACCATCGCCTCCTCGGTGTCGTGCTCGTCGACGATCTCACCGACAAGCTCCTCGATGAGATCTTCAATCGTGACGATCCCGGCGGTGCCGCCGGATTCGTCGACGACGACGGCGATGTGGACTTTGCCCGACTGCATATCGCGCAAGAGGTCTGAGACCCGCTTGGTTTCCGGTACGAAATAGGCCGACCGCATGAGTTGAGCGACTGCGGCGGGCGCCGAGCCCTCATCCAGGAAGCGGAGCAGATCCTTGGCGTAGACGATCCCCCGAATATCGTCGAGTCCCTCCCCCGTCACCGGCAAGCGCGAATACCCGTGCTCGACCACGATGTCGACGGCCAGATCGCTCACGTCGTTTTCGCGGATGGTGACCATGTCCGTCCGCGGCACCATCACCTCCCGCACGATCGTGTCGGAGAAGTCCAGCACGCTCGAAATCAAGTCGATCTCTTCGCGATCCTGCGACTCCTGTTCGACCACCTCCTCGGTGTCCTCTTCCTCTTCGAGCAGAAAGTCGGAGGCGCGGCCGCCGATGGCAACTGCCCACCTGAGGATGGGGACCAACTGGTAAGCGAGGATGCGAGGATTGTGCCTGCCGAGCGAACGCGGCAGCAGATCACCGATCAGGATGACGGCCAACCCCAACCCCGCCAGAGCCAGGGCGAGCGGCCAGCCATTCGCTGCCTCCGCCATTGCCCAGCCTGCCGGGAGCACTGCCGCCACCAGCGTGGCCGAATGCACCATGCCGATCGCCGGTTGAATGCGGTTGCGATCATCGAGGAGTTCCGCCACCGTTGCAGCTCGAGGATTGCCTTCGGCGGCGTCGTAGAGGGCGTCGGCCCGATGCGTGGTCACCAGGGAAGCTCCTCCGGCGCGCAACGCGGCGGCGATGAGCAGCAACAACAGCGACAGGGCGAGGGCGACGGCCGTCATGGCCGTGTTCTGCCGACCATTTTGAGAAGTTGCTCCTCCCGATGTTCCATTGCCTCCGCGTCTGCGTCATCCAGGTGGTCGTAACCGAGGAGATGGAGGATGCCGTGGGTAACCATGAGCGCCAGTTCGTCATCGTAGGTGATCTGCCGGCTCTCAGCCTGCCTGCGGATGTAGGTGGGCGCAATGATCACATCCCCGAGATTCAAGGGCGGCCCGTTGACCGGTGGCGCGGGGATCAGGCCGGGGGCGAGGTGCTCGAGGGGAAATGCGAGCACATCCGTCGGTCCCTCCTTGGACATGAACTTCTCGTTGTAATCGGCCATTTGCTCATCGGCAACGGCCAGCACGGTTACCTCCGTACCTGGGGCAAGTCCCTCCGCCTCCAGCACCACCTCGGCGAGCTTGCGAAGCTCGGCTGCCGGGAGCGGCTCCGCCTGCTCATCGGCAAAGAACACGTTCATTCGCCGTCCTCACGGGCTCGCCCGGTCAGTTGTCCGGAAGTGTCACTCTCCGGAGCCTCAGCGCCGGAAGGCTCATCTGGAGGAGGCTCGGCGGACGTCTGAACGCTGCCCGGGAAGTTCGGGTACGGGATCCGCTGGTGGTAGTGCCCGATGAGCGCGTCGACGAACGCGTCCTTGACTTTGGTGAGGTCTCCCATGGTGAGATCGCACTCGGTCAACTGGCCGTCGGCCACCTTCTCGCCCACCACCCGATCACACACAGCCCGGATGCTGTCCGGGGACGGATCCTCGTCCTGGAACACCGCACGAACCGCGCCTTCGAGGGCATCGGCCATCATCAAGATCGCCATTTCCTTCGAAAGCGGCTTGTGGCCGGCGTGCCGGTAGGTCTCAACGTCCACGTTCTCATCACCGTATCGGGCCCTGGCCTTCTGATAGAAGTACTGCATGATGCCGTCACCATGATGCGAGAGGATCCCTTCAGCCACTTCGCTCGGGATCCGGTACTGCCTGGCGAGCGCAATCCCGTCGGTGACATGTTTGCGGATGACTTCGGCCGATTCCTCCGGTGGGAGCAGATCATGCGGATTGGAGATACCGAATTGATTCTCGATGAAGAAGGCGGGGTTCTGGGTCTTGCCCAGATCGTGGTAATAGGCGGCGGCCAGCGCGAGGAGGTTGTTCGCCCCGATCGAGCGAGCGGCCTTGTCGACCAGGGTGCCCACCATCAACGAGTGGTTGAACGAACCCCACGCTTCCTCCTGAAGGAGTTGCAGCGCCGGGTGGTTTCGATCAATGACGTCGAGTAACCGGAGCGTCGTCGTGATATCGAATGCAGACTCGAAGAACGACAACGCAGCCAGGGCTACGAGGCTCGTGGCCAGCGTGGTCACGAAAGCGATGAGTGTTGCCTGCATCACGATGGAAGCTGGATCATCGGTCCCGGGACTGTGAAAGAACCATGACATGACGGCCGCCACCATCGACACGGCCACCGACGAGTAGAGGATGGCCCGCCGCAGGTCTCCCCTGGTCGAGATGGAAGACACGAAGAGTATCGGTGCCATCGCTGAGACCAGGGCGAAGGCGGCGAAGCCGCTGTCCCCCGTCGCCAGCGCAGTCAGCACGGACGTCACGAGGGCCACGAGCACACCGATGCGAGGATCGAACAAGATGGCCGCCATGAACCCAAGCGCGGCAGCCGGTACCGCATAGCCCGCCAAACCGGTCAGGACATCGAACACCGACTCCATTGCGACTGCCCCGCGCGCCCCGGCCGATGCGAGAACGATCAGGATGCCGAACAGCGTCACCCTCCGGCTCGCAGCCCAGAACGTGGGTCTAAACCTGGCGAGATAGATCATTACGACGATGACCGTGAGCGCGACGACGGCGGCCAGCTGGTAGTACTCAAAGGTCGCCGCTACATGGAGCTTGGCGCTATCGATCGCATTGAGAGCGGCTGCAGTCAAGATGTCGCGCTCCAGCACGATGGTCGAACCGGCCCGGAAGGTGGCCATCTCATCTTCCACCGCGTCTGCCGCCGCCTGGCGGGCAGCCTCGGTGGCCGTTTCGTCGTAGACGCGGTTGGGCAGCAGGTAGTCACTGACTATCTCACCGGCTGCCACACCCGCCGCTTCGTTGCTCTCGCCATCGAGTCGCACCAACGGCGGAGCCGCCCGCAACTGCTGACGGGCGGTGAGCACCTGATCGCCGTCGAGTCCTTCGCCAAGTAGTTCGTTCGCTCGCCGCAGGGCCGCATCTTCAACCTCGGCGAGGTATACCGACGAGCCCTCCAGGCGGCGCATCACGTCGTCGATCGCCAGGCGCACCAGTGTTTCGACCGTGGCCGCGTCGAGCAGCGTGGCCTCGGACAACGCGGCTTCCTGGGTCTCGAGCGTCGTCAGGAAGGGCCGGAATCCGATGGCGGGCAGGTCGACGATCGCGTTCTCGGTGGCGGTGAGTTCGTCGAGCCACGGTTCGGTGGAGATCCCGAAACCTTCCGGGAAGTCGCGATCTTGGCCGTCGATCCCCACGCGGATGGTGCCGACCACGACGTCGGCGAAGTTGAAGGCCCCGTCTGCGCCGGTCTCGGTCGTATGTTCTACGTTGGCTCCGTCGACCAGCACCACGGTGATCCGCGGAAGGGGCAGGTCGCCGTCCTCCGGTTCAAACAGGCCGTCTGGATCGACTCCCAGCGTGTCCGCATCGATGAACGCAAAGCCGCTCACCTGGGTGACGGCCGGCTCAGGAGGAAGCGTGGTTACCGTGGTGGTTGTCGAATCACCGGCCACCGTCGTACCCGTCGGCTCGGGTTCGGTGGTGGAAGTCGGCGCGGTCGGCGTTGACTCCGGCAGAGGGGTCAGCGCCGGAATTTGGTCGGCCGGCAGGAATACACCATCGCGGACCGCGTCGAAGACCGCCTCGATATCGACGAGTACCTTGGCGTTGATCGACGGATCGACGCTGAAGATCCTGGCGACGCCATCGGCTGCCTCACGCCGCGCAGCTTCGGTCAGCACTGGATCCGGAACCACGATGTCATCAGTTCCGGCGGGTGCGATGAAGGTCTTCGGCGATGGATCACCCACAACGAGTTCATCAATGCGCGTCTGCTGGTTGATTGCCAGAAGACCGAAGGTGGCGGCAATCGTTACCACCAGCACTCCGGCCCGAATCAACCAGACCCTGCTGCGCGCGGAGGTCATGCGTTATCGCCTTTTGCATCGTGACGGCCGTACGCCTCGACAATGTCCGCCACGATCTTGGCGCGCACGACATCGCGAGCGGTCAACTCGGTGAAGTTGATCCCGGGTATCCCGATCAGGATGCCGCGCACGAGCTTGAGCCCGGATCCTCTCTCAGTCGGCAAATCGATCTGTGTGACGTCCCCGGTGATCACCATCTTCGAATTAAAACCCAACCGGGTGAGAAACATCTTCATTTGTTCCGGCGACGTGTTCTGCGCTTCATCGAGGATCACATATGCGTCGTTGAGCGTCCGGCCACGCATGTAGGCGAGCGGGGCAATTTCTATGATCCCGTGCTCCATCAGCCTGGCCGTTTCGTCCGCACCGAGCATGTCGTACAGCGCGTCGTAGAGCGGCCGCAAGTACGGGTCGATCTTCGCCGAGAGGTCGCCGGGCAGAAACCCGAGTCGCTCTCCGGCTTCGACGGCCGGACGGGTCAGCAGTATCCGACGAGACGCACCCGATCGCAACGCTTCGACTGCGGCGGCCATCGCCAGATAGGTCTTGCCGGTTCCGGCGGGTCCAATCCCGAACACAATTGTGTTGTCACGAATGGCATCGATATAGCGCCGCTGCCCCATCGTCTTGGGACGGATGATCCGCCCACCTCCAACGGGTATCCCGGACGCAAATACACCGGATGGGCTCGGGACCTCGTCACGGACCATCTGGACGACGCGATCGATCTGGTCGCCATCGAGACGCTGATTCTCCTGGACCACGAGGAGGAGTTCGGCCAGCACCGTATGGGCGCTGGCCGCGTCCAGTTCGGGGCCATTCAGCTGGAACTCGTTTCCGCGCGCGACAATATTGACCTTCGGAAAGGCCGTCTCGACGCGCCGCAAGAACTCGTCCTGCTCTCCCAGGAGATCCAGCATCAAGTGATTGCTGGGTACGCGCAGCCGCAATTCGGAAGTGGATGCGCTAGATAGCAATGATTCCTCTACAGGAGGTATGCATAGGGGGAAACAGGAGTATAGAGAAACAACGGCTCATCTCGAAAGGGAAAACGCCGGGAAGCGATGTGGAGTTCCTCGTCGGGAATCAGGCTCAGCGGTCTGACCACCCGCCCATGAGATGAAAGTGCACGTGAAAAACGGTTTGACCTGCAGCCGGACCGACATTCGTAACGATCCGCCAACCTTCTTCGAGCCCCTCATCCGCGGCAATGGTCGCCGCCAGACCCATGAGCTCTGCCAGCCAGCCGGCGTCATCCGGCCCCAAGTCGGCGACGGAGTCCGCCACGTGCTCCTTCGGAATCAGAAGGACATGAGTGGGGGCATGGGGGTGGATATCGCGAAAGGCGAACAGCCGATCCGTCTCGGCAACCAGCGACGACGGAATCTCGCCGGCGACGATCTTGCAGAACACACAGTCGGTCACGCCTTCTCCCAACAGTCGGCCAATCGGCACGAACAGAGATCGGTGAGGACTAGATCGTCCTGTCAACCCCGAGCGTTGCTAGTACGTCCACGATGGACTCCTCCGACTGATGGAGCAACCCGGCGAGCAAGCGCAGGTCACTCGATCGGATCGTGAGGACCCGCCCGTTGAAGTCCTGTCGCATGATCTGAATCGCTCTCATGAACCGCTCGACGATATCGGCCGACGAGTCGTTTTCGAGGCGACTCAGGTCGATGCTCACGCCACCGGTTGGAGTCCCGTGATCAGAGGCGTGGGATGATCGCTCATCAGGTGGAAGCAACTGGTCGACCGGAACGCCGTAGAACGAAGCAAGACGCTGCATTCTGGGCAATGACAAGCTTCTCTCTCCGCGTTCGTAAGCGCCGAGAACAGAAGCCTTGAACTCGAGTTCGGAGTTCGCTTCGACATCTTGCAGAGACAGGCCTTTTTGCTTGCGAATCGAACGCAAGCGCCGACCTACGGCCTCGTTATAGGACGATTCGATCATTCACGGCCCTCCTCCATAGTCAACAGTACCAGACATGGACCCGCGCGGAAAGGGTCACTGAGGGTGAGATTTATTTTTCTTCCAGAGAACGTTATCACCGAGAAGGGCCCCAGCCCCGACAATCGCGGCGGTCTCGGTGCGCAGGACGCGTTCGGACAGTGCGATCCGGGCGGCGCGGTGCGGGATTTCCTCGTCGTGAAGCCCTGCCTCAGGACCGACCACCAGGGTGTAACGAGGCAACCCGGAGGGCACCGCATCCCTGCCATGGAGATCGCCGACCAACAGCGGTTCGTCGAGTTCATCGAGACCAACTGGCCCTGAGATGCTCATCAGGTGGGCGCCTCTCGATTGCTCGAGGGCACCGATTGCCCAGGCGCGGGCCTTCTGCTCGGCCGGCGGCGTTCCCTGCCCGAACCTGGTAGTGATCCAACGCAGTTCATCCACGCCCAGTTCGGCGAGTTTCTCAACGAGAAACCGGACTCGATCATTCGAACGGGGCGGTGCCACCGCCAGGCACAGCTCAGGAGATCTCCGGCCGACCAGGAGCTCATCTCCCCGAACGACGGTCGAACCGGTAAACGTTCCCTCGCCGGTGAGTCCGGCACCGTCGGTATAGGAGACAACGGCTCCACTCGGCCGGCGCAACACTCTGGTCAAATGACCCATCTGACGATCTTCGAGCCCAATCGCGGATGCCATCCAGGGCCCCGGTAGGTAGAGATGCGGGACGTGCGCCATTCAGCGCACCTTGCGACGACGCCGCCCCGTCGCCACCGCTTCCCCCGTCAGTCCCGCATAGGTCCGCAACAAGGATTCCTGCTCGCCGTCGAGACGGGTCGGAACCACGAGGTCGACGTGCACGAGCAGGTCCCCTCTGCCGCGCCGACCGAGCCGCGGAACACCTTCGCCGGCCAGCCTGAACACAGAACCCGGTTGAGTTCCGGCCGGGATGGTCAGTTCCGTTTCTCCACCATCCAGAAGCGGCACCACTGCCTCAAATCCGAGCGCTGCCTGGGCAAGGCCGACCCGAAGTGGGTGATGGAGGTTGATCCCGTCTCGCTCGAATCGGGAATCCGGCCGCACCCGGATCTCGACGTAGAGATCACCGGCGGCACTCGCGCGGGCCCCTGCCTCGCCCTGACCGGTAATCCGGAGACGAGTGCCGTCGGATACCCCGGGTGGGATCTCGACGCTGGCGGACCGCTCGCTCTCCATGACCCCGCTGCCACGGCAATCCCGGCAGGGATCTGGAATGACTTCGCCCGTTCCCGAGCATCGGTCGCAAGGGGCGATCGACATCATCGAGCCAAACATCGTGCGCCGTGCTACACGCACGGAGCCAGCGCCGCCACAGTTAGCGCAGGTCTCCGGGTGGGTTCCGGGAGCCGCACCGTTGCCAGAGCAGGTGTCACACGTAACGGCGGCGCGAAACTCCACCGAAGAGTTCGTTCCGAAGGCGGCGTCCGTCAGGTCTATCTCGACCGGCACGAGCACATCCCGTCCCCTTTGGCCCGCTTGTCGCCTGGTGCCTCCGAACAGCCCGCTATCACCGAACACCGAACGGAGGAGATCGTCAAAAGTGCCGAGGTTCGAGAAGAGGTCACCGATGTCGACTCGATCACCACGGTCGTATCTCTGCCTCCGGTGTGGATCCGAGAGAACTTCATATGCCTCGGCAACTTCGCGGAATCTCGATTCAGCAGTCGGGTCGTCCGGATTGGCATCCGGATGCGAGGCGCGCGCCAATCGACGGAAGGCCTTCTTGATCTCTTCGGGGTCGGCATCGCGCGCAACGCCCAGGACTTCGTAGTAATCAGATGCCATGGTCAGGATCCGAGGTTATCGGCGAGGTTGTCGCTGACCTCTTCGACGATTGAGATCGTGCGCCGGTAGTCCATTCGCATCGGTCCAAACACTCCGATTCGACCGGCGGCGACTCCACCAACCTCGTAGGGAGTGGAGATCATGGCGAGATCCACGTCATCCTGCATGGGGAGCTCTTGTCCGATCTGAATGACCGTGCCGGGTGGTGCAGAAGCCATGATGCTCATGACCAGCGTTTCGCGCTCGAGCATGCCCAGCACGCGGTGCACCGTCGACAGGTCTTCCCAGAGCGAAGCCATCTGGCTGGTCCCTCCGACATACACGTCTCTAGCCATGTCCTCACAACGACGAACCGCGTCGAGCGCCGCTTCGACGACTTCTCGTGTCGCCTCAGATAGATCGCCCGGCATTTCATCCACCAGGGTGTCGATACCGGAAAGCAGCCGGCCGTTGAGCATCCCACCCAGAACTCGCTCGGCTCCGGGCACGATCGCATCGTCAACCGGGTTCGCCATCGTTAGAACTTCTTTGCTCACTCGTCCGGCATCACTCACGAGGATCAGCAGCACGGCGTGCCCTCCGAGTGGCACGAGGCTGACCCCGTGAACCTGTTCGCCGGACATACCGGGACCGGTGACGATGGCCGGATATTTGCTGAGATCCGCCACGAGCTCACTGGTGGACTTGAGGAGCCTGCCGAGCTCCTGATGTACCGATGAGAAGAATCCACGGATCTTCTCCCGCGTCGATGCACGCAGCCGGCGCGGAGTCAGATGATCGACGTAGTAGCGGTAGGCACGCCC
This portion of the Acidimicrobiia bacterium genome encodes:
- a CDS encoding RsmE family RNA methyltransferase, which codes for MAHVPHLYLPGPWMASAIGLEDRQMGHLTRVLRRPSGAVVSYTDGAGLTGEGTFTGSTVVRGDELLVGRRSPELCLAVAPPRSNDRVRFLVEKLAELGVDELRWITTRFGQGTPPAEQKARAWAIGALEQSRGAHLMSISGPVGLDELDEPLLVGDLHGRDAVPSGLPRYTLVVGPEAGLHDEEIPHRAARIALSERVLRTETAAIVGAGALLGDNVLWKKNKSHPQ
- a CDS encoding HDIG domain-containing protein, encoding MTSARSRVWLIRAGVLVVTIAATFGLLAINQQTRIDELVVGDPSPKTFIAPAGTDDIVVPDPVLTEAARREAADGVARIFSVDPSINAKVLVDIEAVFDAVRDGVFLPADQIPALTPLPESTPTAPTSTTEPEPTGTTVAGDSTTTTVTTLPPEPAVTQVSGFAFIDADTLGVDPDGLFEPEDGDLPLPRITVVLVDGANVEHTTETGADGAFNFADVVVGTIRVGIDGQDRDFPEGFGISTEPWLDELTATENAIVDLPAIGFRPFLTTLETQEAALSEATLLDAATVETLVRLAIDDVMRRLEGSSVYLAEVEDAALRRANELLGEGLDGDQVLTARQQLRAAPPLVRLDGESNEAAGVAAGEIVSDYLLPNRVYDETATEAARQAAADAVEDEMATFRAGSTIVLERDILTAAALNAIDSAKLHVAATFEYYQLAAVVALTVIVVMIYLARFRPTFWAASRRVTLFGILIVLASAGARGAVAMESVFDVLTGLAGYAVPAAALGFMAAILFDPRIGVLVALVTSVLTALATGDSGFAAFALVSAMAPILFVSSISTRGDLRRAILYSSVAVSMVAAVMSWFFHSPGTDDPASIVMQATLIAFVTTLATSLVALAALSFFESAFDITTTLRLLDVIDRNHPALQLLQEEAWGSFNHSLMVGTLVDKAARSIGANNLLALAAAYYHDLGKTQNPAFFIENQFGISNPHDLLPPEESAEVIRKHVTDGIALARQYRIPSEVAEGILSHHGDGIMQYFYQKARARYGDENVDVETYRHAGHKPLSKEMAILMMADALEGAVRAVFQDEDPSPDSIRAVCDRVVGEKVADGQLTECDLTMGDLTKVKDAFVDALIGHYHQRIPYPNFPGSVQTSAEPPPDEPSGAEAPESDTSGQLTGRAREDGE
- the hrcA gene encoding heat-inducible transcriptional repressor HrcA codes for the protein MLDERKSEVLRVLVEEYIASGEPVSSRAILEHSALHVSPATIRNDLAALDREGMAIQPHTSAGRVPTGRAYRYYVDHLTPRRLRASTREKIRGFFSSVHQELGRLLKSTSELVADLSKYPAIVTGPGMSGEQVHGVSLVPLGGHAVLLILVSDAGRVSKEVLTMANPVDDAIVPGAERVLGGMLNGRLLSGIDTLVDEMPGDLSEATREVVEAALDAVRRCEDMARDVYVGGTSQMASLWEDLSTVHRVLGMLERETLVMSIMASAPPGTVIQIGQELPMQDDVDLAMISTPYEVGGVAAGRIGVFGPMRMDYRRTISIVEEVSDNLADNLGS
- the ybeY gene encoding rRNA maturation RNase YbeY; this encodes MNVFFADEQAEPLPAAELRKLAEVVLEAEGLAPGTEVTVLAVADEQMADYNEKFMSKEGPTDVLAFPLEHLAPGLIPAPPVNGPPLNLGDVIIAPTYIRRQAESRQITYDDELALMVTHGILHLLGYDHLDDADAEAMEHREEQLLKMVGRTRP
- a CDS encoding transcriptional regulator, producing MIESSYNEAVGRRLRSIRKQKGLSLQDVEANSELEFKASVLGAYERGERSLSLPRMQRLASFYGVPVDQLLPPDERSSHASDHGTPTGGVSIDLSRLENDSSADIVERFMRAIQIMRQDFNGRVLTIRSSDLRLLAGLLHQSEESIVDVLATLGVDRTI
- a CDS encoding PhoH family protein yields the protein MLDLLGEQDEFLRRVETAFPKVNIVARGNEFQLNGPELDAASAHTVLAELLLVVQENQRLDGDQIDRVVQMVRDEVPSPSGVFASGIPVGGGRIIRPKTMGQRRYIDAIRDNTIVFGIGPAGTGKTYLAMAAAVEALRSGASRRILLTRPAVEAGERLGFLPGDLSAKIDPYLRPLYDALYDMLGADETARLMEHGIIEIAPLAYMRGRTLNDAYVILDEAQNTSPEQMKMFLTRLGFNSKMVITGDVTQIDLPTERGSGLKLVRGILIGIPGINFTELTARDVVRAKIVADIVEAYGRHDAKGDNA
- a CDS encoding hemolysin family protein; translated protein: MTAVALALSLLLLLIAAALRAGGASLVTTHRADALYDAAEGNPRAATVAELLDDRNRIQPAIGMVHSATLVAAVLPAGWAMAEAANGWPLALALAGLGLAVILIGDLLPRSLGRHNPRILAYQLVPILRWAVAIGGRASDFLLEEEEDTEEVVEQESQDREEIDLISSVLDFSDTIVREVMVPRTDMVTIRENDVSDLAVDIVVEHGYSRLPVTGEGLDDIRGIVYAKDLLRFLDEGSAPAAVAQLMRSAYFVPETKRVSDLLRDMQSGKVHIAVVVDESGGTAGIVTIEDLIEELVGEIVDEHDTEEAMVEVADDGSYLVDARLPVEELSELLGVDLPDEEWDTVGGLVLGLAGRVPFEGETFEVEGIILTATRVQGRRVAQVTASRLDA
- a CDS encoding J domain-containing protein, which codes for MASDYYEVLGVARDADPEEIKKAFRRLARASHPDANPDDPTAESRFREVAEAYEVLSDPHRRQRYDRGDRVDIGDLFSNLGTFDDLLRSVFGDSGLFGGTRRQAGQRGRDVLVPVEIDLTDAAFGTNSSVEFRAAVTCDTCSGNGAAPGTHPETCANCGGAGSVRVARRTMFGSMMSIAPCDRCSGTGEVIPDPCRDCRGSGVMESERSASVEIPPGVSDGTRLRITGQGEAGARASAAGDLYVEIRVRPDSRFERDGINLHHPLRVGLAQAALGFEAVVPLLDGGETELTIPAGTQPGSVFRLAGEGVPRLGRRGRGDLLVHVDLVVPTRLDGEQESLLRTYAGLTGEAVATGRRRRKVR
- the era gene encoding GTPase Era — its product is MTRSGFVAVVGRPNVGKSTLVNALVGSKVAITSKRPQTTRNTIRGVVTRRDPAGEPESQLVLVDTPGLHKPKTALGERLNKLVYGTLAESDVNLFLLDARQPVGPGDRLIAQRLIDAGTPVVLVVNKIDVAAKPVVLERLLEAAEWDFDAYVPASALVGEALEPLLDELVARLPEGPLYFPIEAVSDQPEQQLIGEIIREKFLNRLRDELPHSLTVIVREMEQRDSGTLYIDAVAIVERSSQKGIIIGKGGDMLKTAGSEARAELETILGTKVFLELRVRVEKDWQQQPELLDRLGFPG
- a CDS encoding histidine triad nucleotide-binding protein — its product is MTDCVFCKIVAGEIPSSLVAETDRLFAFRDIHPHAPTHVLLIPKEHVADSVADLGPDDAGWLAELMGLAATIAADEGLEEGWRIVTNVGPAAGQTVFHVHFHLMGGWSDR